From Chryseobacterium joostei, the proteins below share one genomic window:
- a CDS encoding DinB family protein yields the protein MDTLSQFKNELETEYQTTRKFFETYPDGKNEYAPHEKSMKLMPLATHIAEIFEWPNTMLKTSDLDFGKGDYQPKKLSTKDDLLQALDQNFKSGKEALENANENDLNGTWALKNNGQELAKWTKYESIRHALNQITHHRAQLGVYYRLNDIPLPGSYGPSADYQGF from the coding sequence ATGGACACTTTATCACAATTTAAAAATGAGCTGGAGACGGAATATCAAACCACCAGAAAATTCTTTGAAACATATCCTGACGGAAAAAATGAGTATGCCCCTCATGAAAAAAGCATGAAACTGATGCCTCTTGCCACTCATATTGCTGAAATCTTTGAATGGCCTAATACGATGCTCAAAACCTCTGATCTGGATTTTGGAAAAGGTGATTATCAACCCAAGAAGCTTTCTACTAAAGATGATCTTTTACAGGCTCTTGACCAAAATTTCAAATCAGGTAAGGAGGCCCTTGAAAATGCCAATGAAAATGACCTTAATGGAACCTGGGCACTGAAAAACAATGGACAGGAACTGGCAAAATGGACAAAATATGAATCGATTCGTCATGCATTAAATCAAATTACTCATCACAGAGCACAGCTAGGCGTTTATTACAGGCTAAATGACATTCCTTTGCCGGGAAGTTATGGGCCCTCTGCCGATTATCAAGGCTTCTAA
- a CDS encoding RNA 2'-phosphotransferase codes for MNEIETKKISKFLSLILRHQPESIGLKLDENGWADVEELRTKSAKKRMHFTLEELDEVVETNNKKRFAFNDDKTKIRASQGHSIDIDLALEALQPPEFLYHGTAETNISSILEKGIEKRNRQHVHLSADKETATKVGMRHGKPVILTIRTGKMHEDGLFFYQSANGVWLTEFVDSKYISK; via the coding sequence ATGAACGAAATAGAAACAAAGAAAATAAGTAAATTTTTAAGCCTTATTCTAAGGCACCAACCTGAAAGTATAGGACTAAAGCTGGATGAAAACGGCTGGGCAGATGTAGAAGAGCTGAGAACAAAATCAGCTAAAAAAAGAATGCATTTTACCTTGGAGGAACTGGATGAGGTAGTGGAAACCAATAATAAAAAAAGGTTTGCTTTCAATGATGATAAAACCAAAATCAGAGCCAGTCAGGGACATTCTATCGATATAGATCTGGCCCTAGAAGCATTGCAACCGCCTGAATTTCTTTATCATGGAACTGCAGAAACCAATATTTCTTCCATTTTAGAAAAAGGAATCGAAAAAAGAAATCGTCAACACGTGCACTTAAGTGCTGATAAAGAGACCGCAACAAAGGTAGGGATGAGACACGGAAAACCCGTTATTCTGACCATCAGAACCGGGAAAATGCATGAAGATGGGCTGTTCTTTTATCAATCAGCAAATGGCGTATGGCTGACGGAGTTTGTAGATTCAAAATATATATCAAAATAA
- a CDS encoding GLPGLI family protein: MKKLFSVFLITLFAFAGAQDTKEMANRFFYELTFKPKKDSTKLDKVITILDITDKNRSVYQDYTVIAQDSIMKVEIEAMKKAGMMKDLSKSLKTPKISARIYKAYPSMKVQYVDKIANGFTPSNIGYSEDLKFNWNILSDKQKIGEYNTQKATTEFGGRKWTAWFSTDIPFQDGPYKFSGLPGLIVKIEDADKNYSWVLQGNKKVKDYTEFSYIESLMGASGGKVNELSKEKFEKTFNDFKKDPFASVRPMMTQDMMSKTIPGMDGTLGDMMKKQEKQYKEFYNANDNPIEKEQPASDKKKK; this comes from the coding sequence ATGAAAAAGTTATTTTCAGTATTTCTTATCACTCTTTTTGCTTTTGCTGGTGCTCAGGATACCAAAGAAATGGCTAACCGATTCTTTTATGAACTGACTTTTAAACCTAAAAAAGATTCTACAAAACTAGATAAGGTAATTACAATCTTAGACATTACAGATAAAAATCGATCAGTTTATCAGGATTATACCGTAATAGCACAGGATTCTATCATGAAAGTTGAAATAGAAGCCATGAAGAAAGCCGGGATGATGAAAGACCTTAGCAAGTCACTTAAAACCCCCAAAATTTCTGCAAGAATATATAAGGCCTATCCAAGCATGAAAGTTCAGTATGTAGACAAAATTGCTAATGGTTTTACACCAAGTAATATTGGTTACAGTGAAGATTTAAAGTTCAACTGGAATATTCTTAGCGATAAGCAAAAGATTGGAGAATATAATACTCAAAAGGCAACTACAGAGTTTGGAGGAAGAAAATGGACGGCATGGTTTAGTACAGATATCCCTTTTCAGGATGGGCCGTATAAATTTTCAGGACTTCCGGGCTTAATTGTAAAGATTGAAGACGCAGATAAAAACTATTCTTGGGTATTGCAAGGGAATAAAAAAGTAAAAGATTATACAGAGTTTTCCTACATTGAAAGCTTGATGGGAGCCTCCGGAGGAAAAGTAAATGAATTATCAAAAGAAAAATTTGAAAAAACATTTAATGATTTCAAAAAAGATCCATTTGCTTCTGTACGCCCAATGATGACACAGGACATGATGTCTAAAACAATTCCAGGAATGGACGGAACACTGGGAGACATGATGAAGAAACAGGAAAAGCAATACAAGGAGTTTTATAATGCCAACGATAATCCTATCGAAAAAGAGCAACCTGCTTCAGATAAAAAGAAAAAATAA
- a CDS encoding Plug and carboxypeptidase regulatory-like domain-containing protein: protein MKKNISLFLMLFFTVFTFAQKTVSGKITDDDGVAIPSASVTIEEPGKDAILAYGITNSKGEYKVTFTSPEPNVDLKVKAFNQKPLTKQVGNSDQVLNFKMQSEATEIKEVQLKTKMITARGDTISYDLKAFNSKNDRTLADVMKKIPGIEVNTDGTILYQGNAINKFYVNGKDLMEGGYGTINNSLPKDAVQKVEVLENHQPVKILQDKVPSDQAAINIKLKNSVTMTGRGEVGTGFGDSWLWNVKLTPMFFGQKSQWVVNYKTNNMGEQVENEGNILAFGSGWEGKRSNISQNNWLSVENAEAPNLPVKRYLLNSVHYLSANYLTNIDKKKEWELKANANYTNNAVERESNSVTTDLQQGTQYNTRFLNNFYTDKLKGELIFTKNAKKGFFKNTTTFSQFWNGDRAFAERNDKIGYRFGNEVLQSPTTSFQNSLSTIIPWKEKMVNFKSYVSYQNDKQVLEISPASYLQFPYKEPGSKDFTTIKFTPGSNALQSFRIKSLDTSHSANISFSTKGWTFTPQVGIDFSTDKLTTNFDGSTISNSPDFSTPAYENDLKFTRVNPSASVGINYKSEAWSLFSSFPVNFNNIKAEDEFRNVSKSLSKVTFTPNIFAQYSFASFFKASMSGGINNNFGDIQTAYAGYILTSPGGFNVMNPKNPIPQTTTKNAGVRLEYRNPLNNLFFNVGYRLSDAKNNLLASSAVNELGFSVIEYIERENKRTSNSYYAEIGKYFPKFKTNASLSFSNTNSKSESRRNEQDLNTKNDANSLGFKFNNTYFSWMSVDFNMTKSWNKQSNGVIQNNLGKTEGYTHNLNVFFYPLESHTIGFYWDQINSKLGDTKLNNGFFDVSYQFSWTKKKVDFELKWMNIANRKVFEKISVGDATIIQTTMQLRPSQVMFSVKFNFK, encoded by the coding sequence ATGAAAAAAAATATTTCCCTATTTCTGATGCTTTTTTTTACTGTGTTTACATTTGCACAGAAAACCGTTTCAGGAAAAATTACTGATGACGACGGGGTAGCTATACCAAGTGCCAGTGTGACCATTGAAGAGCCTGGTAAAGATGCCATTCTTGCCTATGGAATTACCAATTCTAAAGGAGAATACAAGGTGACTTTTACTTCTCCAGAACCCAATGTGGACCTTAAGGTAAAAGCATTCAACCAAAAACCTCTTACAAAACAGGTTGGAAATAGTGATCAGGTTCTGAATTTTAAAATGCAGTCTGAGGCTACAGAAATAAAGGAAGTACAGTTGAAAACCAAAATGATTACAGCAAGAGGAGATACCATCTCTTATGATCTAAAGGCATTCAATAGTAAAAATGACAGAACCCTGGCAGATGTAATGAAAAAAATCCCCGGAATTGAAGTCAATACAGATGGAACCATTCTTTACCAAGGAAATGCCATCAACAAATTTTATGTGAACGGGAAAGACCTTATGGAGGGAGGTTATGGAACCATTAACAACTCACTTCCGAAAGATGCTGTACAAAAGGTGGAGGTCCTTGAAAACCATCAACCGGTAAAAATTCTTCAGGATAAAGTGCCTTCAGATCAGGCAGCAATCAATATAAAGCTTAAAAACTCCGTAACCATGACCGGTAGAGGAGAGGTCGGAACCGGTTTTGGAGATTCATGGCTTTGGAATGTAAAATTGACGCCCATGTTTTTTGGACAGAAAAGCCAGTGGGTAGTCAATTATAAAACGAATAACATGGGTGAGCAGGTAGAAAATGAGGGAAACATTCTGGCTTTTGGAAGCGGATGGGAAGGGAAAAGATCAAATATCTCTCAAAATAACTGGCTAAGTGTAGAAAATGCTGAAGCCCCCAATCTTCCTGTAAAAAGGTACTTGCTGAATAGTGTACATTATCTTTCTGCCAATTACCTTACCAATATTGACAAGAAAAAAGAATGGGAGCTTAAGGCCAATGCCAACTATACTAATAATGCGGTAGAAAGAGAGTCAAACAGTGTTACTACAGACCTTCAACAAGGAACGCAATATAATACCAGATTTCTGAATAATTTCTATACTGATAAGCTAAAAGGAGAATTGATTTTTACTAAAAATGCTAAAAAAGGATTCTTTAAAAATACCACTACATTTTCTCAGTTTTGGAATGGAGACAGAGCTTTTGCTGAAAGAAATGATAAAATTGGCTACAGATTTGGAAATGAAGTTTTACAGTCACCAACGACATCGTTTCAAAACTCTTTGAGTACAATTATCCCTTGGAAAGAGAAAATGGTTAATTTCAAATCATATGTGAGTTACCAAAACGATAAACAAGTTCTGGAAATTTCTCCTGCTAGCTACTTACAATTTCCATATAAAGAACCTGGAAGCAAAGATTTTACTACCATTAAGTTCACACCGGGATCTAACGCTTTACAAAGTTTCAGAATTAAAAGTTTAGATACATCCCATTCAGCAAACATTAGTTTTTCTACAAAAGGCTGGACTTTCACGCCACAAGTGGGAATTGATTTTTCTACAGATAAGCTGACAACCAATTTTGATGGAAGTACAATTAGTAACTCTCCGGATTTCAGTACTCCGGCCTATGAAAATGATTTAAAATTCACAAGAGTTAATCCATCGGCTTCTGTTGGAATTAATTATAAATCAGAAGCATGGAGCTTATTTTCCAGCTTTCCTGTAAACTTTAATAATATAAAAGCAGAAGACGAGTTCAGAAACGTTTCAAAGTCTTTAAGTAAAGTAACCTTTACACCCAATATTTTTGCTCAATATTCTTTTGCTTCTTTCTTTAAGGCAAGTATGAGCGGAGGTATCAACAATAATTTTGGAGATATACAGACTGCTTATGCCGGATATATTCTGACAAGTCCAGGAGGATTTAATGTGATGAATCCTAAAAATCCAATCCCCCAGACGACTACAAAAAATGCAGGGGTAAGGCTGGAATACAGAAACCCACTTAATAATCTTTTCTTTAATGTGGGGTATAGATTAAGTGATGCTAAAAATAATTTATTGGCATCCAGTGCCGTAAACGAATTAGGTTTTAGCGTTATAGAATATATTGAACGTGAGAATAAAAGAACAAGCAATAGCTATTATGCAGAAATTGGAAAGTATTTTCCAAAATTTAAAACAAATGCTTCCCTATCATTTAGTAATACCAATTCAAAATCCGAATCCAGAAGAAATGAGCAGGATCTTAACACTAAAAATGATGCAAATTCATTAGGGTTTAAATTCAACAATACCTATTTCTCATGGATGAGTGTAGATTTCAACATGACAAAATCATGGAATAAGCAGTCTAACGGAGTTATTCAAAACAATTTAGGGAAAACAGAGGGTTACACACACAATTTGAATGTATTCTTCTATCCACTGGAAAGCCATACAATAGGTTTTTACTGGGATCAAATCAATTCAAAATTGGGAGATACAAAACTAAATAATGGTTTTTTTGATGTTTCATACCAATTTAGCTGGACTAAGAAAAAAGTTGACTTTGAATTAAAGTGGATGAATATTGCCAACAGAAAAGTATTTGAAAAAATCAGTGTAGGAGATGCAACAATTATCCAAACAACAATGCAGCTTCGCCCAAGTCAGGTTATGTTTAGCGTAAAATTCAATTTTAAATAA
- a CDS encoding metallophosphoesterase family protein, with protein sequence MNRTLVIGDIHGGFKALQQIFERAEVTPNDKLIFLGDYVDGWSESSRIIQFLIDLSQKQECIFIKGNHDAWCEDWLALGQNPDMWLFNGGKSTVESYAEYEQEELDNHLEFFERMKSYHVDDQNRLFIHAGYASMHGPEKEVYSSNYRWDRTLWETAVAMDKKLERNSELYPKRLLLFREIFIGHTPTLDIGSKIPTNKANVWNMDTGAAFTGSLSIMDIDTREFWQSDPLPSLYPDEKGRNQ encoded by the coding sequence ATGAACAGAACTTTAGTAATAGGTGATATACACGGAGGATTTAAGGCATTGCAGCAGATTTTTGAACGTGCTGAGGTTACTCCAAATGATAAATTGATCTTCCTTGGAGACTATGTAGATGGCTGGAGTGAATCTTCCCGGATTATTCAGTTTCTAATAGATCTTTCTCAAAAGCAGGAATGTATTTTCATCAAGGGAAATCATGATGCCTGGTGCGAAGATTGGCTGGCATTGGGACAAAATCCTGATATGTGGCTTTTTAATGGTGGAAAAAGTACAGTAGAAAGCTATGCAGAGTATGAGCAGGAAGAGCTGGATAATCACCTTGAATTCTTTGAAAGGATGAAAAGCTATCATGTGGATGATCAGAACCGATTGTTTATTCATGCGGGATATGCTTCCATGCACGGTCCTGAGAAAGAAGTGTATTCCAGCAACTATCGTTGGGACAGAACCCTTTGGGAAACAGCAGTAGCAATGGATAAAAAATTAGAAAGAAATTCTGAATTATACCCCAAAAGACTGCTTTTATTCAGGGAAATATTTATCGGGCATACCCCAACACTGGATATTGGAAGTAAAATACCAACTAACAAAGCCAATGTCTGGAATATGGATACCGGAGCAGCTTTCACAGGATCCTTATCCATAATGGACATAGACACTAGAGAATTCTGGCAAAGTGATCCGCTTCCATCCCTATATCCTGATGAAAAAGGAAGAAATCAATGA
- the feoB gene encoding ferrous iron transport protein B, giving the protein MQANKKKQILLVGNPNVGKSTVFNALCNKKQKTGNYAGVTVASHSGNYAYKNEDVEVVDLPGSYSVYPSSEDEAIFSKYLIDEQKNYAGVVYILEALSLKRGLLLFQQIQDLGIPMILIVNQIDQAERRGITIDIQKFSEALGIKIIQTNAKEQIGIKEVRDAVYNNEFVKTDKLSFETPAEHRDFIQKLTSHKGLDNEYKAWMSLSLGTDLGKIGSVMEQINESDAKSLVPKRLQVQETVRRYQNVDKILQNVISKKPQFKELLTEKLDRVLVHKFWGYIVFLAILLVIFQSVFFLAEYPMNWIEESFSWLAAFTNEHLPEGPVNSLISNGIVPGIGGIVVFAPQIGILLYFLYLLEDSGYMARVVFLMDRLLRPFGLNGKSIVPLVSGTACAIPAVISTRNIENVKERLLTILVTPFMTCSARLPVYSIIIGLIISEGTFLGIKYKALVLMGMYLLGFLVALLSAAILKGFIKDKGKTYLVMDLPAYKKPLFGYDFKMVLGKVWDFITGAGKIIFIVSIIIWFLSYFGPKQNPNELVATNVELDHSYLAKMGKGIEPVIAPLGYDWKMGVGILTSFVAREVFVGTMSTLYSLEDDAPEVKVIDKMRRDVKPNGEKVFSFATGISVLLFYAFAMQCISTLAVVYRETKSWKWTGFQVAMMTGLAYFVSMIVYQILK; this is encoded by the coding sequence ATGCAGGCAAACAAGAAAAAACAAATACTTTTAGTTGGGAATCCTAATGTAGGGAAGTCAACGGTTTTTAATGCACTTTGTAACAAAAAGCAGAAAACCGGGAACTATGCAGGTGTTACCGTTGCAAGTCATTCGGGAAATTACGCCTATAAAAATGAGGACGTTGAGGTTGTTGACCTTCCGGGTTCTTATAGTGTATATCCAAGTTCAGAAGATGAGGCTATTTTTTCAAAATACCTTATTGACGAGCAGAAAAACTATGCAGGAGTTGTTTATATTCTTGAGGCATTAAGCCTAAAAAGGGGGCTTCTTTTATTTCAGCAGATTCAGGATCTTGGAATTCCAATGATTTTGATTGTGAATCAGATAGATCAGGCAGAACGAAGAGGAATTACCATAGACATTCAAAAGTTTTCTGAAGCATTAGGAATTAAGATCATTCAAACCAATGCAAAAGAACAAATTGGCATTAAAGAAGTAAGAGACGCTGTTTATAACAATGAATTTGTAAAAACAGATAAACTTTCTTTTGAAACGCCGGCCGAACACAGAGATTTCATCCAGAAACTAACTTCTCATAAAGGGCTGGATAATGAATATAAAGCATGGATGAGCCTTTCATTAGGAACAGATCTTGGAAAGATAGGGTCTGTAATGGAACAGATCAATGAATCTGATGCTAAAAGTTTGGTTCCTAAAAGATTACAGGTTCAGGAAACCGTTAGGAGATACCAAAATGTTGATAAAATATTACAGAATGTAATTTCCAAGAAGCCGCAGTTCAAAGAATTGCTAACGGAAAAACTGGATAGGGTTTTAGTTCATAAGTTCTGGGGTTACATTGTTTTCTTAGCCATCCTATTGGTAATTTTCCAAAGTGTTTTCTTCCTTGCAGAATATCCAATGAACTGGATTGAGGAGTCTTTCTCATGGCTTGCTGCCTTTACCAATGAACATCTTCCGGAAGGACCCGTCAATTCCTTAATTTCCAACGGAATTGTGCCGGGAATAGGAGGAATTGTAGTGTTTGCACCACAAATCGGAATTTTATTATATTTCCTTTACTTATTGGAGGATTCAGGATATATGGCAAGGGTTGTTTTCCTTATGGATAGACTTCTTCGCCCATTTGGACTTAACGGAAAAAGTATCGTTCCCCTTGTTTCAGGAACTGCTTGTGCAATTCCGGCAGTAATTTCTACAAGGAATATTGAAAACGTTAAAGAAAGATTACTGACAATATTGGTAACGCCGTTCATGACGTGTTCAGCTAGACTTCCGGTGTATAGTATCATTATTGGATTAATCATTTCTGAAGGAACTTTCCTGGGTATCAAATATAAGGCACTTGTATTGATGGGAATGTATTTGCTGGGCTTTTTAGTGGCATTACTTTCTGCAGCAATTCTTAAGGGATTTATTAAAGACAAAGGAAAAACATATTTGGTAATGGATCTTCCTGCTTATAAAAAACCACTTTTTGGCTATGACTTTAAAATGGTTTTGGGTAAAGTATGGGACTTCATCACCGGAGCGGGTAAAATTATCTTCATCGTAAGTATTATTATTTGGTTTTTAAGCTATTTTGGACCAAAACAAAATCCAAACGAATTGGTAGCCACAAATGTAGAGCTAGACCACTCTTACCTTGCCAAAATGGGTAAAGGAATTGAACCGGTAATTGCTCCATTGGGATACGACTGGAAAATGGGAGTAGGGATTCTTACAAGTTTCGTGGCAAGAGAGGTATTTGTAGGAACAATGTCAACACTTTATAGCCTTGAAGATGATGCTCCTGAAGTAAAAGTGATTGATAAAATGAGACGAGATGTGAAGCCAAATGGAGAGAAGGTCTTCAGCTTTGCAACAGGCATCTCAGTTCTTCTGTTCTATGCATTTGCAATGCAGTGTATTTCTACACTGGCAGTAGTCTATAGAGAAACCAAAAGCTGGAAATGGACAGGCTTTCAGGTGGCTATGATGACAGGTTTGGCATATTTTGTGTCGATGATAGTATATCAAATTTTAAAGTAA
- a CDS encoding cupin-like domain-containing protein has protein sequence MGINLKPIDIVDDISKEEFYEKYLKPRRPVVIKNMAKNWPAYQKWTMEYMKEVVGDVEVPLYDSSKADPSAPINASAAKMKFGDYIDLIQREPTDLRIFLFDPIKYAPKLLEDYISPKKLMGGFLDKYPNMFFGGKGSVTFLHFDIDMAHIFHTHFNGRKHVLLFDYKWKERLYQIPYATYALEDYDIENPDLTKFPALDGVEGIECFLEHGDTLFMPTGWWHWMKYLDGSFSISLRAWDKSWAVKAHSLWNLTVQRKFDDIMKSNFRKKYMDWKEKVAIKRAEIALKRGLPK, from the coding sequence ATGGGAATTAATTTAAAGCCTATAGATATTGTAGATGATATTTCTAAAGAAGAATTCTACGAAAAATATCTAAAGCCAAGAAGGCCCGTTGTCATCAAGAATATGGCAAAAAACTGGCCGGCTTACCAAAAATGGACGATGGAATACATGAAAGAGGTCGTAGGAGATGTGGAGGTTCCATTATATGACAGTTCAAAGGCAGATCCCTCTGCTCCCATCAATGCTTCTGCAGCCAAAATGAAATTCGGTGATTATATAGATCTTATCCAGCGTGAACCTACTGATCTGAGAATTTTCCTGTTCGACCCCATAAAATATGCTCCAAAACTTCTGGAAGATTATATTTCTCCCAAAAAATTAATGGGAGGATTCCTTGATAAGTATCCTAATATGTTTTTTGGAGGAAAAGGATCCGTTACGTTCTTGCATTTTGACATAGATATGGCGCATATTTTTCATACTCACTTTAATGGAAGAAAGCACGTTCTTCTTTTTGACTATAAATGGAAAGAGAGACTATATCAAATTCCCTATGCTACCTATGCTCTTGAGGATTATGATATTGAAAATCCTGATCTTACAAAATTTCCTGCATTGGATGGTGTAGAGGGTATTGAATGCTTCCTTGAGCATGGAGATACATTGTTTATGCCTACAGGATGGTGGCACTGGATGAAGTATCTGGATGGTTCTTTCTCCATTTCATTACGAGCGTGGGACAAATCATGGGCAGTAAAGGCACATTCTTTATGGAACCTTACTGTACAGCGTAAATTTGATGATATTATGAAATCCAATTTCAGAAAGAAATATATGGACTGGAAAGAAAAGGTGGCCATCAAAAGGGCGGAGATCGCTCTAAAAAGAGGCTTGCCAAAATAA
- a CDS encoding M14 family metallopeptidase gives MKLKYLLLTLSSSLLFAQKTFQTPFEKGNGNQTVTYDEMNSYYENLAKNFNTIQYLKKGEDDNGKSIYVVVYNPFPEKNIDKLRKNKAILFVNNGIHPGEPDGIDATMMLMRDLATKKIKTPQNFVIAAISAYNVSGMLNRGSHSRANQNGPEQYGFRGNARNYDLNRDFIKADSKNARSFQEIYQWLKPDVFIDNHVSNGADYQYTFTYISTFKERLGEVLGAYFYNDYQAKNLDDMKKLGYESTPYVNIHGDVPEVGFASFEDSPRYSTGYTTLFNSLGTVPETHMLKPYDKRVDATYKYMLVNLQNLDKDYQKIKQFRLDNLKQYQAGKQYGIRWKIDSTKFTTMDFKGYEGKYKPSEISGKPRLYYDRNKPFTKNIKLFTTAVPTGYITIPKYYIIPQSQYRIIEEFKRNGIQMKPIQKDSTVLVESYKIRDFKTVKNPYEGHYLHYETTVDKVSKNRIFTTGDYMVSTDQPGVKYIIETLEPEALDSFFNWNFFDGILAQKEYYSAYIFEDTAAELLKNDKKLKEAFEEAKKSDKKLSEDGESQLDWVYRHSPYFEEKTFRQYPVYRVL, from the coding sequence ATGAAACTGAAATACCTCCTGCTTACGCTGAGTTCGTCTCTACTTTTTGCTCAGAAAACATTTCAGACCCCTTTTGAAAAAGGAAATGGTAACCAAACCGTTACCTATGATGAGATGAATTCTTATTATGAAAATTTAGCCAAAAATTTTAATACCATTCAATATCTTAAAAAGGGAGAAGATGATAACGGAAAATCCATTTACGTTGTCGTTTATAATCCTTTTCCGGAAAAAAATATTGATAAATTAAGGAAAAATAAAGCGATTCTCTTTGTCAATAACGGAATCCATCCCGGAGAACCCGACGGAATTGATGCAACTATGATGTTGATGCGTGATCTGGCAACCAAGAAGATTAAGACCCCACAAAACTTTGTTATAGCTGCTATTTCTGCTTACAATGTCAGCGGAATGCTGAATAGAGGATCCCATTCCAGAGCCAATCAGAACGGACCGGAACAATATGGTTTTAGGGGAAATGCAAGAAACTACGACCTGAACAGAGACTTCATTAAGGCAGACTCTAAAAATGCCAGAAGCTTTCAGGAAATTTATCAATGGTTAAAACCTGATGTCTTTATTGATAACCACGTAAGTAACGGAGCAGACTATCAATATACATTTACTTATATCTCAACATTTAAGGAACGTTTAGGAGAGGTTCTTGGCGCCTATTTTTATAATGACTATCAAGCCAAAAACCTTGATGATATGAAGAAATTGGGATATGAAAGTACCCCCTATGTAAACATCCACGGCGATGTTCCTGAAGTTGGTTTTGCTTCCTTCGAAGACTCTCCGAGATATTCTACGGGGTATACAACTCTGTTCAACTCGTTGGGTACCGTTCCTGAAACGCATATGCTGAAACCCTATGACAAAAGAGTAGATGCTACCTACAAGTACATGCTGGTTAATCTGCAGAATTTAGATAAGGATTACCAGAAAATAAAGCAATTTCGTTTGGATAATCTAAAACAATATCAGGCAGGAAAACAATACGGAATCCGTTGGAAAATCGATTCTACCAAGTTTACGACGATGGATTTTAAAGGGTATGAAGGAAAATATAAACCCAGTGAAATTTCCGGAAAACCAAGACTGTATTATGACAGAAACAAGCCCTTTACAAAGAACATAAAACTCTTTACTACGGCTGTTCCTACAGGATATATTACCATTCCCAAATACTATATAATTCCACAGTCACAGTACAGAATTATTGAGGAATTCAAAAGAAACGGAATTCAGATGAAACCCATTCAAAAAGACAGTACAGTTTTAGTAGAATCCTATAAGATCAGAGATTTTAAAACAGTAAAAAATCCTTACGAGGGACATTATCTGCATTATGAAACCACAGTTGACAAAGTTTCTAAAAATAGAATATTTACTACAGGGGATTACATGGTTTCCACAGATCAGCCAGGTGTAAAATATATTATTGAAACCCTTGAGCCTGAGGCACTAGACTCTTTTTTTAACTGGAACTTTTTTGATGGAATTTTGGCCCAGAAAGAATATTATTCAGCCTATATTTTTGAAGATACCGCTGCAGAACTATTGAAAAATGATAAAAAGCTAAAAGAAGCCTTTGAAGAAGCCAAAAAATCAGATAAAAAACTATCTGAAGATGGAGAATCACAGCTGGATTGGGTATACAGACATTCTCCTTATTTTGAAGAAAAAACCTTTAGGCAGTATCCTGTTTATAGAGTGTTGTAA
- a CDS encoding FeoA family protein: protein MGKILGYDNDHLKMPNKIIEMGLLPETVFRILYQAPFNGPMYVEFGAEKSRIALREEEGDYIIVEELN, encoded by the coding sequence ATGGGAAAGATATTGGGATATGATAATGACCATCTGAAAATGCCCAATAAAATCATTGAAATGGGCCTCCTTCCGGAGACTGTATTCAGGATTTTGTACCAGGCTCCGTTCAATGGGCCAATGTATGTAGAATTTGGAGCAGAGAAAAGCCGGATTGCTCTTCGTGAGGAAGAAGGAGATTATATCATTGTTGAAGAATTGAATTAA